A section of the Tenrec ecaudatus isolate mTenEca1 chromosome 15, mTenEca1.hap1, whole genome shotgun sequence genome encodes:
- the POLI gene encoding DNA polymerase iota isoform X5, translating to MEPADAEAAGGSQGAPHEVAQAESPSSRVIVHVDLDCFYAQVEMILNPELKGKPLGVQQKYLVVTCNYEARHLGVTKLMNVREAKEKCPQLVLVNGEDLTRYREMSYKVTEVLEEFSPAVERLGFDENFVDVTEIVEKRLQELPSDERAAVSVLGHVYNEQSLNLHDVSHIRLVVGSQIAAEMREAMHHQLGLTGCAGVASNKLLAKLVSGIFKPNQQTVLLPESCQDLIRSLNHIKEIPGIGYKTAKRLEALGISSIYDLQTFSSKILEKELGLSIAQRIQKLSFGEDNSPVTPSGPPQSFSEEDSFKKCSSEDDAKTKIAELLASLLNRVCQDGRKPHTMRLIIRRYSLEKHYSRESRQCPIPSHIIHKLETEVLYFTFSSALRFFLSFYYRWVSSGFISMC from the exons ATGGAGCCGGCGGACGCGGAGGCGGCTGGCGGATCTCAGG GAGCTCCTCATGAAGTGGCACAAGCAGAAAGTCCTTCATCCCGAGTTATCGTCCATGTGGATCTGGACTGCTTTTATGCACAAGTAGAAATGATCTTAAATCCAGAACTAAAGGGCAAACCTTTAG GAGTTCAGCAGAAGTATTTGGTGGTCACCTGCAACTATGAAGCCAGGCATCTAGGAGTTACGAAACTTATGAATGTCAGAGAAGCCAAAGAGAAGTGTCCACAGCTGGTGTTAGTCAATGGGGAAGACTTGACCCGCTATAGAGAGATGTCGTATAAGGTCACAG AGGTATTGGAAGAATTTAGTCCAGCTGTTGAGAGACTTGGGTTTGATGAAAATTTTGTGGATGTAACAGAAATTGTTGAGAAGAGACTACAAGAGCTTCCAAGTGACGAGCGTGCTGCAGTGAGTGTGTTGGGCCATGTATACAATGAACAGT CTCTAAACCTACATGACGTCTCCCACATCAGGCTAGTTGTTGGATCTCAGATTGCAGCAGAGATGCGGgaagccatgcaccatcagctggGCCTCACTGGCTGTGCTGGAGTGGCTTCTAATAAATTGTTGGCAAAATTAGTATCTGGCATCTTTAAACCAAACCAGCAAACTGTCCTATTACCGGAAAGTTGTCAAGATCTCATTCGTAGTTTGAACCACATAAAGGAAATACCCG GGATTGGCTATAAAACTGCTAAACGTCTGGAAGCATTGGGGATCAGTAGTATTTATGATCTTCAAACTTTTTCATCCAAAATATTGGAAAAAGAATTGGGACTTTCCATTGCTCAACGTATCCAGAAGCTCAGTTTTGGAGAGGATAATTCTCCTGTGACCCCCTCAGGACCCCCTCAG TCCTTTAGTGAAGAAGATTCATTTAAAAAGTGTTCCTCAGAAGACGACGCTAAAACAAAGATCGCAGAGCTCCTTGCTAGTCTTTTGAACAG AGTTTGCCAAGATGGGAGGAAGCCACATACAATGAGACTAATCATCCGTCGCTATTCATTGGAGAAGCACTATAGCCGTGAAAGTCGGCAGTGCCCTATCCCATCCCATATAATTCACAAGTTAGAGACAG aagTTTTATACTTCACATTTAGTTCCGCTTTGaggttcttcctttctttttattacAGGTGGGTATCCAGTGGTTTTATCAGCATGTGTTGA